A window from Centropristis striata isolate RG_2023a ecotype Rhode Island chromosome 4, C.striata_1.0, whole genome shotgun sequence encodes these proteins:
- the si:dkey-260j18.2 gene encoding LOW QUALITY PROTEIN: kelch-like protein 17 (The sequence of the model RefSeq protein was modified relative to this genomic sequence to represent the inferred CDS: deleted 1 base in 1 codon), producing the protein MNAVRGGTVTWRPQPWQDGDGGGGEPLSDSDSEEEDFPDDSTTPLGDYITHGLKQLLDAQQLCDVTLLVEGKKFMCHRVLLAAVSPYFRAMFTSPLVESRLTEIRLEEVTPSVMETVIQFVYTGEAGLSLDTAEDLFVAANRLQVMPLQDLCSRFLFEHLSVDNCLGMYSLARSHHDQLLLRASLRLVAQHFPRVARQKDFLLLDHGTLGSLLSSDRLGVDSEAEVYDAARRWAEHQPLDRYAHMPALLHHLRPGLLSQEESRRLCQELGPAAAGEGLGGPLRPREGMFEKKIVCVDLTPREDENLAARDYTVDCFDPRTGKWEKLAALGSLVSPGCTAVGDRLFVAGGILRTGSVSAAVHEYDAVLDRWIERPSMVQPRAMLGLLGCGESIFALGGSNRSALLDSSETLELSTLQWAPGPRLPLPLRAFACAALRGRLYLLGGTTLEQNRAVVHSGVLIYHTLTDCWTRVALDSGATCLAGGVAVRGGVCAIGGYMRDTTKFLDGNYTNLETLDATGRVLFFREGRGSGVEREVTGGGVMVTAEQRGGAGGGSDRAPSPVVFPGLPRRIAAGGVARWKRRIYVLGGENGSRFYDSVYCWKPGWRSWVQRREKLPGDTGGVSQFGCTTLKFPKKHILSRLRLAKENCKKAAD; encoded by the exons ATGAACGCTGTGCGGGGGGGCACAGTGACCTGGCGTCCCCAGCCGTGGCAGGACGGGGACGGGGGCGGAGGAGAACCTCTGTCGGACAGCGACTCGGAGGAGGAGGACTTCCCTGATGACAGCACCACCCCGCTGGGAGACTACATCACACATG GACTGAAGCAGCTCCTGGATGCTCAGCAGCTGTGTGATGTCACTCTGCTGGTCGAGGGAAAGAAGTTCATGTGTCACAG AGTGCTCCTAGCAGCCGTGAGCCCGTACTTCCGGGCCATGTTCACCAGCCCGCTGGTGGAGTCCCGCCTCACGGAGATCCGCCTGGAGGAAGTGACGCCGTCCGTCATGGAGACGGTCATCCAGTTTGTTTACACCGGCGAGGCGGGGCTTTCTCTGGACACGGCCGAGGATCTGTTCGTGGCCGCCAACCGGCTCCAGGTCATGCCCCTTCAGGACCTGTGCTCCAG GTTTCTGTTTGAGCACCTGTCGGTGGATAACTGTCTGGGCATGTACTCTCTGGCTCGCTCCCACCACGACCAGCTGCTGCTGCGAGCGTCTCTGCGGCTGGTAGCGCAGCACTTCCCCCGGGTGGCCCGGCAGAAAGACTTCCTGCTGCTGGACCACGGCACCTTGGGCAGCCTGCTGAGCTCGGACCGGCTGGGCGTGGACTCCGAGGCGGAGGTCTACGACGCTGCACGCCGCTGGGCGGAGCACCAACCTTTAGACCGCTACGCCCACATGCCGGCGCTGCTGCACCACCTGCGGCCCGGCCTGCTGTCCCAGGAGGAGAGCCGGAGACTGTGCCAGGAGCTGGGCCCCGCGGCAGCCGGAGAGGGTCTGGGTGGACCCCTGAGACCACGGGAAGGCATGTTCGAGAAGAAGATCGTCTGCGTGGACCTGACGCCGCGGGAAGACGAGAATCTAGCTGCCAGAGACTACACGGTGGACTGCTTTGACCCTCGGACAGGGAAGTGGGAGAAGCTAGCAGCTCTGGGGTCCCTGGTGAGTCCCGGCTGCACGGCGGTGGGGGACCGGCTGTTTGTGGCGGGGGGCATCCTGAGGACCGGCTCCGTGTCTGCAGCCGTGCACGAGTACGACGCCGTGCTGGACCGCTGGATAGAGCGGCCCTCCATGGTGCAGCCGCGGGCCATGCTGGGTCTGCTGGGCTGTGGAGAGTCCATCTTTGCCTTGGGGGGCAGTAACCGCTCCGCCCTGCTGGACTCCAGCGAGACCCTGGAGCTGAGCACGCTGCAGTGGGCCCCGGGGCCGCGGCTACCGCTCCCGCTGCGCGCCTTCGCCTGCGCGGCGTTACGGGGACGGCTTTACCTTCTGGGAGGAACGACACTGGAACAGAACCGAGCCGTGGTCCACTCGGGGGTCCTGATCTATCACACCCTGACGGACTGCTGGACCCGCGTGGCGCTGGACTCCGGCGCCACCTGTCTGGCCGGAGGAGTCGCGGTGCGAGGAGGCGTGTGCGCCATCGGGGGCTACATGAGGGACACCACCAAGTTCCTGGATGGGAACTACACTAACCTGGAGACGCTAGACGCCACTGGGCGCGTGCTGTTCTTCAGAGAGGGGAGGGGCTCTGGCGTGGAGCGGGAGGTCACC GGGGGGGGGGTGATGGTCACGGCGGAGCAGCGAGGGGGCGCCGGCGGTGGGAGCGACCGCGCCCCCAGCCCCGTGGTGTTTCCCGGGCTGCCGCGGCGGATTGCGGCCGGGGGCGTGGCCAGGTGGAAACGCAGGATTTACGTGCTGGGGGGCGAGAACGGGTCCCGGTTCTACGACAGCGTGTACTGCTGGAAGCCCGGCTGGAGGAGCTGGGTCCAGAGACGAGAGAAACTCCCCGGAGACACGGGAGGGGTCAGCCAGTTCGGGTGCACCACCTTAAAGTTCCCTAAGAAACACATCCTGTCCAGACTGAGACTAGCCAAAGAAAACTGCAAGAAGGCCGCCGACTAG
- the sars2 gene encoding serine--tRNA ligase, mitochondrial codes for MATRFGMVARAAGCALAVLKPGGRLCLRQRTSLFLSPGRWAHGARSSLYQHGLDGYSDKPELDMRPVCEETDKVIANVENRKGELRGDDVRRIVCVWQELQAVRTEISGLELQKRLISDTVKVLVANNDKKALGSLPEYSQALQTGREIRIRLNELYSRETELDQEHYGRALRLPNTSHPDVPIGDESQARVVELVGQKPVFDFKPRGHVELGEELGLIRQRHLAHVSGHRSYYLRGAGARLQTALQNFALNKLQQLGFIPMVVPDMLKGAVFEGCGMQPNAHRSQVYSLDPARFPDLNLAGTGEVGVAGYFMDHAVNWKDLPARTVCSSTCYRSETDTGREAWGLYRVHHFNKVEMFGVTADESGAESTQLLEEFISLQKEIFSALELHYRVLDMPTQELGLPAHRKYDIEAWMPGRDSYGEISSGSNCTDYQSRRLNILYEREDGSLQYAHTVNATACAIPRTIIALLETHQTKEGTVRVPPALQPFLGLEEIQKPKETPLRYIGPNQHSRPPRPAPKTT; via the exons ATGGCGACGCGCTTCGGCATGGTCGCAAGAGCTGCAGGCTGTGCTCTGGCTGTGTTAAAGCCGGGAGGGAGACTCTGTTTACGGCAGAGAACCAGCCTGTTCCTCTCCCCGGGCCGCTGGGCGCACGGAGCCCGCAGCAGCCTCTACCAGCACGGCCTGGACGGATACAGCGACAAGCCGGAGCTGGACATGAGACCCGTCTGTGAGGAGACCGACAAAGTCATCGCTAATGTGGAGAACAGGAAGGGAGAGCTGCGGGGGGACGACGTCCGGAGGATA gtgtgtgtgtggcaggagCTGCAGGCGGTGAGGACGGAGATCTCTGGTCTGGAGCTGCAGAAGAGACTCATCAGTGACACAGTCAAAGTATTAGTG GCCAACAACGACAAGAAAGCCCTTGGCAGT CTTCCAGAGTACAGCCAGGCTCTGCAGACGGGCCGAGAGATCCGCATCAGACTCAATGAGCTCTACTCCAGAGAGACGGAGCTGGACCAGGAGCACTACGGCCGGGCCCTCCGCCTGCCCAACACCTCCCACCCTGATGtg ccaaTTGGAGATGAGAGCCAGGCGAGGGTGGTGGAGCTGGTTGGACAGAAACCAG TTTTTGACTTTAAGCCCAGAGGCCACGTGGAGCTGGGGGAGGAGCTAGGACTCATCAGGCAGAG aCATCTAGCTCATGTGTCAGGTCACAGGTCTTATTATCTGAGGGGGGCCGGAGCCAGACTCCAGACCGCTCTGCAGAACTTTGCCCTCAACAAACTGCAACAACTG GGCTTCATTCCCATGGTGGTGCCTGACATGCTGAAGGGGGCCGTGTTC GAGGGCTGTGGGATGCAGCCTAACGCCCATCGCTCCCAGGTCTACTCTCTGGACCCGGCCCGCTTCCCAGACCTGAACCTGGCCGGGACCGGAGAGGTCGGGGTGGCAG GTTATTTCATGGATCATGCAGTAAACTGGAAGGACCTGCCTGCCAG GACGGTGTGCAGCAGCACCTGCTACCGCTCAGAGACGGACACGGGGAGAGAAGCCTGGGGGCTCTACAGGGTCCACCACTTCAACAAG gtagAGATGTTTGGAGTGACCGCAGATGAGAGCGGAGCAGAGAGCACTCAGCTGCTGGAGGAGTTCATCTCTCTACAGAAAGAGATTTTCTCTGCACTGGAACTACACTACAG agTACTGGACATGCCAACGCAGGAACTGGGTCTTCCAGCACACCGGAAGTATGACATCGAGGCCTGGATGCCTGGGAGGGACAGCTATGGAGAG ATTTCCAGTGGGTCCAACTGTACAGACTACCAGAGCAGACGGCTCAACATCCTGTATGAGAGAGAGGACGGCAGCCTGCAGTACGCCCACACA GTGAACGCTACAGCGTGTGCCATCCCCAGAACCATCATCGCCCTCCTGGAGACCCACCAGACCAAA GAGGGAACGGTGCGTGTCCCCCCAGCCCTGCAGCCCTTCTTGGGCCTGGAAGAGATCCAGAAGCCAAAGGAGACTCCGCTGAGGTACATCGGACCCAACCAGCACAGCCGACCCCCCAGACCTGCTCCCAAGACCACATGA